One Massilia sp. 9096 genomic window carries:
- the era gene encoding GTPase Era codes for MSHSNTPAEGADESQAAPQTAGHDAGDASTEAQAIPAGFRCGYIAIVGRPNVGKSTLMNVLIGAKVSITSRKAQTTRHRITGIQTRDDAQFIYVDTPGFQTRHANALNKTLNKTVSNTLTAADVILFLVEAGTFGAADQQVLDMLPKNVPVVLVINKSDRMKDKAELMPFAAKVAGLRDFTAVVPVSAKHRFQVDALEGEIRKHLPENPPVFGPDDITDRSEKFLAAEIVREKVFRLLGDELPYTSTVVIEQFIQEGNLRRIFAAILVERDTHKSMIIGNKGARLKEISTQSRLDMEKLFGGPVYLEIWVKVKSGWADNEAGLRAYGYE; via the coding sequence ATGAGCCACTCCAACACCCCGGCCGAAGGCGCCGACGAATCCCAGGCAGCACCGCAAACGGCCGGCCACGACGCAGGCGACGCGAGCACCGAAGCGCAGGCCATCCCCGCCGGCTTCCGTTGCGGCTACATCGCCATCGTCGGCCGGCCGAACGTCGGCAAGTCGACGCTGATGAACGTGCTGATCGGCGCCAAGGTGTCGATCACCTCGCGCAAGGCCCAGACCACGCGTCACCGCATTACGGGCATCCAGACCCGCGACGACGCCCAGTTCATCTACGTCGACACCCCGGGCTTCCAGACCCGCCACGCCAATGCGCTGAACAAGACGCTGAACAAGACCGTCTCGAACACCTTGACCGCGGCCGACGTGATCCTGTTCCTGGTCGAAGCCGGCACCTTCGGCGCCGCCGACCAGCAGGTGCTCGACATGCTGCCCAAGAACGTTCCGGTGGTCCTGGTGATCAACAAGTCCGACCGCATGAAGGACAAGGCCGAGCTGATGCCGTTCGCCGCCAAGGTCGCGGGCCTGCGCGACTTCACGGCCGTGGTGCCGGTCTCGGCCAAGCACCGCTTCCAGGTCGACGCGTTGGAGGGCGAAATCCGCAAGCACCTGCCGGAAAATCCGCCGGTCTTCGGCCCGGACGACATCACCGACCGCAGCGAGAAATTCCTGGCCGCCGAGATCGTGCGCGAAAAAGTGTTCCGCCTGCTGGGCGACGAGCTGCCCTACACCAGCACCGTGGTGATCGAGCAGTTCATCCAGGAAGGCAATCTGCGCCGTATCTTCGCCGCCATCCTGGTCGAGCGCGACACGCACAAGTCGATGATCATCGGTAACAAGGGCGCGCGCCTGAAAGAGATCTCGACGCAATCGCGCCTGGACATGGAAAAGCTGTTCGGCGGCCCGGTGTATCTCGAGATCTGGGTCAAGGTCAAATCGGGCTGGGCCGACAACGAAGCCGGCCTGCGCGCCTACGGCTACGAGTAA
- the lepA gene encoding translation elongation factor 4 — MKNIRNFSIIAHIDHGKSTLADRIIQLCGGLTEREMDEQVLDSMDLERERGITIKAQTAALSYKARDGQTYNLNLIDTPGHVDFSYEVSRSLSACEGALLVVDASQGVEAQTVANCYTALDLGVEVVPILNKIDLPHADPDNAKQEIEDVIGLDASDATTCSAKTGLGVEDVLETLIAKVPPPEGDPDAPLQALIIDSWYDSYVGVVMLVRVKNGTLRPKDKILMMATGSQQLVEQVGVFTPRSVQLPQITAGQVGFIIAGIKELTAAKVGDTVTLAAKPAPEPLPGFKEVQPQVFAGLFPVESNQYDALRDSLEKLKLNDAALQFEPEVSQALGFGFRCGFLGLLHMDVVQERLEREFDQDLITTAPTVVYEVLLRDGSMVRVDNPSKMPEVSKIEEIREPIVTVNLYMPQDYVGAVITLCTSKRGVQMDMSYHGRQVKLVYEIPMAEIVLDFFDRLKSTSRGYASMDYEFKENRAADVVKVDMLINSEKVDALAIIVHRANAPYRGRQVAAKMRELIPRQMFDVAIQAAIGATIISRENVKAMRKNVLAKCYGGDISRKKKLLEKQKAGKKRMKQVGSVEIPQEAFLAILQVEDK, encoded by the coding sequence ATGAAAAACATACGTAACTTTTCCATCATCGCCCACATCGATCACGGTAAATCGACGCTGGCCGACCGCATCATCCAGCTGTGCGGCGGCTTGACCGAACGTGAAATGGACGAGCAGGTGCTCGACTCGATGGACCTGGAGCGCGAGCGCGGCATCACCATCAAGGCCCAGACCGCGGCGCTGAGCTACAAGGCGCGCGATGGCCAGACCTACAACCTGAACCTGATCGACACCCCAGGCCACGTCGACTTTTCCTACGAAGTCTCGCGCTCGCTGTCGGCCTGCGAAGGCGCGCTGCTGGTGGTCGATGCGAGCCAAGGCGTGGAAGCCCAGACCGTGGCGAACTGCTACACCGCGCTCGACCTGGGCGTGGAAGTGGTGCCGATCCTGAACAAGATCGACCTGCCGCACGCCGATCCGGACAACGCCAAGCAGGAGATCGAGGACGTGATCGGCCTGGACGCGTCGGATGCCACCACCTGCTCGGCCAAGACCGGCCTGGGCGTGGAAGACGTGCTCGAAACCCTGATCGCCAAGGTCCCGCCGCCCGAGGGCGATCCGGACGCCCCGCTGCAGGCGCTGATCATCGACTCGTGGTACGACAGCTACGTCGGCGTCGTGATGCTGGTGCGTGTGAAAAACGGCACGCTGCGCCCGAAAGACAAGATCCTGATGATGGCCACCGGCTCGCAGCAGCTGGTCGAGCAGGTCGGCGTGTTCACGCCGCGCTCGGTGCAGCTGCCGCAGATCACCGCCGGCCAGGTGGGCTTCATCATCGCCGGCATCAAGGAACTGACCGCCGCCAAGGTGGGTGACACCGTGACCCTGGCCGCCAAGCCGGCGCCGGAACCGCTGCCGGGCTTCAAGGAAGTCCAGCCGCAGGTGTTCGCCGGCCTGTTCCCGGTCGAATCGAACCAGTACGACGCGCTGCGCGACTCGCTCGAAAAGCTCAAGCTCAACGACGCCGCGCTGCAGTTCGAGCCGGAAGTCTCGCAGGCGCTGGGCTTCGGCTTCCGCTGCGGCTTCCTCGGCCTGCTGCACATGGACGTGGTGCAGGAGCGCCTGGAGCGCGAATTCGACCAGGACCTGATCACCACCGCGCCGACCGTGGTCTACGAAGTGCTGCTGCGCGACGGCTCCATGGTCCGGGTCGACAATCCTTCCAAGATGCCGGAAGTGTCGAAGATCGAGGAGATCCGCGAGCCGATCGTCACCGTCAACCTGTACATGCCGCAGGATTACGTCGGCGCCGTGATCACGCTGTGCACCAGCAAGCGCGGCGTGCAGATGGACATGAGCTACCACGGGCGCCAGGTCAAGCTGGTGTACGAGATCCCGATGGCCGAGATCGTGCTGGACTTCTTCGACCGCCTGAAGTCGACCTCGCGCGGCTATGCGTCGATGGATTACGAGTTCAAGGAAAACCGCGCCGCCGACGTGGTCAAGGTCGACATGCTGATCAACAGCGAGAAGGTCGACGCGCTGGCGATCATCGTGCACCGCGCCAACGCGCCGTACCGCGGACGCCAGGTGGCGGCCAAGATGCGCGAACTGATCCCGCGCCAGATGTTCGACGTGGCGATCCAGGCCGCGATCGGCGCCACCATCATCTCGCGCGAAAACGTCAAGGCGATGCGCAAGAACGTGCTGGCCAAGTGCTACGGCGGCGATATCAGCCGCAAGAAAAAGCTGCTGGAAAAGCAGAAAGCCGGTAAGAAGCGCATGAAGCAGGTGGGCTCGGTGGAGATTCCGCAGGAAGCCTTCCTGGCCATCCTCCAAGTCGAAGACAAGTAA
- a CDS encoding aminotransferase class V-fold PLP-dependent enzyme, whose protein sequence is MADRPATTLDPDDWDAVRALGHRMLDDMVDHLAGLRTRPVWQPMPPEAREALRQPLPRAPGSLEAAYETLQDAVIPYTAGNPHPGFMGWVQGAGTPVGMLAELIAGALNANVGGRNQAPVELEHQVSHWMAGLFGFPQAARGIFVTGTSIANFMGVVVARTALLGREVRARGLAGDPGHGKLRAYTSSEAHGCIAKAMEMAGLGSDALRRIDVDGDGRMRVDDLRAQVEADRRAGFKPFLLVATAGTVNTGAIDPLPQLADFAREQDLWLHVDGAYAALGMLAPDVAPLLAGIERADSLAFDFHKWGQVPYDAGYFMARDRAHMLDAFAAPAAYLRRAERGLAAGDAWPCDLGPDLSRGFRALKTWLTFQAYGADAIGAAISHTCALARRLCARVQAEPELELLAPVALNVVCFRYAGADAEALDLDRINREIVLALYDEGRVAPSSTELAGRYAIRAAIVNHRTREDDVDALAEAVLRLGRRLSSPNHQESA, encoded by the coding sequence ATGGCTGACCGCCCCGCGACCACGCTCGACCCGGACGATTGGGACGCCGTGCGTGCGCTCGGGCACCGGATGCTGGACGACATGGTCGACCACCTGGCCGGCCTGCGCACGCGTCCGGTGTGGCAGCCGATGCCGCCGGAAGCGCGTGAAGCGCTGCGCCAGCCGCTGCCGCGCGCCCCCGGCAGCCTGGAGGCAGCCTACGAGACCTTGCAGGACGCCGTGATTCCCTACACCGCAGGCAATCCGCATCCCGGTTTCATGGGCTGGGTGCAGGGCGCCGGCACGCCGGTCGGCATGCTGGCCGAGCTGATCGCCGGCGCGCTCAACGCCAACGTCGGCGGGCGCAACCAGGCGCCGGTCGAGCTCGAACACCAGGTCTCGCACTGGATGGCCGGCCTGTTCGGTTTCCCGCAAGCGGCGCGCGGCATCTTCGTCACCGGCACCTCGATCGCCAACTTCATGGGCGTGGTCGTGGCGCGCACCGCGCTGCTCGGGCGCGAAGTGCGCGCGCGCGGCCTGGCGGGCGACCCCGGGCATGGCAAATTGCGCGCCTACACGTCCAGCGAAGCGCACGGCTGCATCGCCAAGGCGATGGAGATGGCGGGCCTGGGCAGCGACGCGCTGCGCCGCATCGACGTCGATGGCGACGGGCGCATGCGCGTGGACGACTTGCGCGCCCAGGTCGAGGCTGACCGCCGCGCCGGTTTCAAACCTTTCCTGCTGGTCGCGACCGCCGGCACCGTCAACACCGGCGCGATCGACCCGCTACCGCAACTGGCCGACTTCGCCCGGGAGCAAGACCTGTGGCTGCACGTCGACGGCGCCTATGCCGCGCTGGGCATGCTGGCGCCCGACGTGGCGCCGCTGCTGGCCGGCATCGAACGCGCCGACTCGCTCGCCTTCGACTTCCACAAATGGGGCCAGGTGCCCTACGACGCCGGTTACTTCATGGCGCGCGACCGCGCCCACATGCTGGACGCCTTCGCCGCCCCGGCCGCCTACCTGCGCCGCGCCGAACGCGGCCTGGCCGCCGGCGACGCCTGGCCGTGCGACCTCGGCCCCGACCTGTCGCGCGGCTTTCGCGCCCTGAAGACCTGGCTGACCTTCCAGGCCTATGGCGCCGATGCGATCGGGGCGGCGATCTCGCACACCTGCGCGCTCGCGCGCCGCCTGTGCGCGCGCGTGCAGGCCGAGCCCGAACTCGAGCTGCTCGCGCCGGTCGCGCTGAACGTGGTGTGCTTCCGCTACGCCGGCGCGGACGCCGAAGCGCTGGACCTTGATCGCATCAACCGCGAGATCGTGCTGGCGCTGTACGACGAAGGCCGCGTTGCACCCTCGAGCACCGAACTGGCCGGCCGTTACGCGATCCGCGCCGCCATCGTCAACCACCGCACCCGCGAGGACGACGTCGACGCGCTGGCCGAGGCCGTGCTGCGCCTAGGCCGGCGCCTTTCATCACCCAACCACCAGGAATCCGCATGA
- the rnc gene encoding ribonuclease III has translation MNLQLLQTRLGYTFRDPGLLQQALTHRSHSSLHNERLEFLGDSILNCVVASILFERFSALTEGDLSRLRANLVKQQSLYEIATRLELSQFLRLGEGELKSGGFRRPSILADTLEALLGAIFLDGGFEHAREAIRAFYIPLLDSVDPRTLGKDAKTLLQEFLQSKKISLPTYNVVATHGAAHSQEFEIECLVPKLGIQVYGRGGSRRAGEQAAARLALDVAEQAMQKSPSAARKQKPRSAQLKLAGIATDQSADQAVAQGASQQSAQQSEQNQAESKS, from the coding sequence ATGAATCTTCAGTTATTGCAAACTCGCCTCGGTTACACTTTCCGGGACCCCGGCCTGCTACAGCAGGCGCTGACCCACCGTAGCCACAGCAGTCTGCATAACGAGCGCCTCGAATTCCTGGGCGACTCGATCCTGAACTGCGTGGTCGCGTCGATCCTGTTCGAGCGTTTCAGCGCGCTCACCGAAGGCGATTTATCGCGCCTGCGCGCCAATTTGGTCAAGCAGCAATCGCTGTACGAGATCGCCACCCGGCTCGAGCTGTCGCAATTCCTGCGCCTGGGCGAGGGCGAACTGAAGTCGGGCGGTTTCCGCCGTCCCTCGATCCTGGCCGACACGCTCGAAGCGCTGCTGGGCGCGATCTTCCTGGACGGCGGCTTCGAGCACGCGCGCGAGGCGATCCGCGCCTTCTACATCCCGTTGCTCGATTCGGTCGATCCGCGCACGCTGGGCAAGGACGCCAAGACGCTGCTGCAGGAATTCTTGCAGAGCAAAAAAATCTCGCTGCCGACCTATAACGTCGTGGCCACCCATGGCGCCGCGCACAGCCAGGAATTCGAGATCGAGTGCCTGGTGCCCAAGCTGGGCATCCAGGTGTACGGCCGCGGCGGCAGCCGCCGCGCCGGCGAACAGGCGGCGGCGCGCCTGGCACTCGACGTGGCCGAGCAGGCCATGCAAAAGAGTCCGTCCGCCGCGCGCAAACAGAAGCCGCGCTCGGCCCAGCTGAAGCTGGCCGGGATCGCCACCGACCAGAGCGCCGACCAGGCCGTGGCGCAAGGCGCATCGCAGCAATCCGCACAGCAATCCGAACAGAACCAGGCAGAAAGCAAGTCATGA
- a CDS encoding sigma-E factor negative regulatory protein — translation MHANKKNREFISALSDGELPDIDRELAMAALESPDGHAAWANYHHIGDILRAEPTPELSPGFAERLAARLADEPMPGKRPATASEGADSTPLAAGPR, via the coding sequence ATGCATGCCAATAAGAAAAATCGCGAATTCATCTCCGCGCTGAGCGACGGCGAACTCCCCGACATCGACCGCGAGCTCGCCATGGCCGCGCTCGAGAGCCCGGACGGCCACGCTGCGTGGGCCAATTACCACCACATCGGTGACATCCTGCGCGCCGAACCCACGCCCGAGCTTTCGCCCGGCTTTGCCGAGCGCCTCGCCGCGCGCCTGGCCGACGAGCCGATGCCCGGCAAGCGCCCGGCCACGGCCAGCGAAGGCGCCGATTCGACCCCGCTCGCCGCCGGGCCGCGCTGA
- a CDS encoding DUF4845 domain-containing protein yields the protein MVSGKKFLRNKQYRINAEGGVSLSGLIVVLIVLGAIALVVIKVVPAYIEYHAVKNAIAKAKAEGGTVREIQQSFDKNAEINNVDAIKGTDLMITRDGGQAQVAFEYEKRIPLAGNVSLLIDFAGTTDPSGVVEKADTAPK from the coding sequence ATGGTCTCAGGAAAGAAGTTTTTACGTAACAAGCAATACCGGATCAACGCGGAGGGCGGTGTCTCGCTGTCCGGCCTGATCGTGGTGCTGATCGTGCTCGGCGCGATTGCCCTGGTCGTGATCAAGGTGGTGCCGGCTTATATCGAGTACCACGCGGTCAAGAACGCGATCGCCAAGGCCAAGGCCGAGGGTGGCACCGTGCGCGAGATCCAGCAATCGTTCGACAAGAACGCCGAAATCAACAACGTCGACGCCATCAAGGGCACCGACCTGATGATCACGCGCGATGGCGGCCAGGCCCAGGTCGCCTTCGAATACGAGAAGCGGATCCCGCTGGCCGGCAACGTCAGCCTGCTGATCGATTTCGCCGGGACCACGGACCCGAGCGGTGTCGTCGAGAAGGCCGACACAGCACCAAAGTAA
- a CDS encoding glutaredoxin family protein: MQHSAPHFVAHLTLYSRSWCHLCEDMLAALRTCMARAGLPYTLDVVDVDADAALVARFDELVPVLFAGGQELCHYVLDEARLYAWLPARLGDGPAHGQACSSARPFDTAEVG; encoded by the coding sequence ATGCAGCACAGCGCGCCGCATTTCGTTGCGCATCTGACGCTCTACTCGCGCAGCTGGTGCCACCTGTGCGAGGACATGCTGGCCGCGCTGCGCACCTGCATGGCGCGCGCCGGCCTGCCGTACACGCTCGACGTGGTCGACGTCGATGCCGATGCGGCGCTGGTGGCGCGCTTCGACGAACTGGTGCCGGTGCTGTTTGCCGGCGGCCAGGAGCTGTGCCATTACGTGCTGGACGAAGCGCGCCTGTACGCATGGTTGCCGGCCCGTCTGGGAGACGGGCCGGCGCATGGCCAGGCGTGCAGCAGCGCACGGCCGTTCGACACTGCCGAGGTCGGCTAA
- a CDS encoding Do family serine endopeptidase gives MTSKTGSTLLSALLFAGAGTLFSPAASIAAPVAAPIAAPAVTGLPDFADLVDKVGPAVVNIRTTEHVRAGEGGQDEEMQEFLRRFFGGAAPGGGGQGVPGAPRGRRGAPQQQPEEEVQRGVGSGFIISDDGYVLTNAHVVEGADEVIVTLTDRREFKAKVLGADRRSDVALLKVDARNLPSLRMGDSNKIRVGEWVIAIGSPFNLENTVTAGIISAKSRDTGEYLPLIQSDVAVNPGNSGGPLINMRGEVIGINSQIATLSGAYNGISFAVPIDEVLRVSDQIKKTGRVTRGKIGVQISEVTRDVAESLGLGRAHGAEVAMVEPGGPADKGGVRVGDIILKFNGQDIDKSTDLPRLVGATSVGSRASVTVWRRGNQIELPINVVELKDDDATPKGKQTPRKPAPDQTTNALGLQVSDLKAEQKRDLKVNAGVMVEFADGRAASAGIRQGDLVLQMNNVEITGAAQFNGLVAKLDPKKPVALLVQRESVSQYIVIKPKQ, from the coding sequence ATGACAAGCAAAACCGGAAGCACGCTCCTGTCGGCCCTGCTGTTTGCGGGCGCCGGCACCCTGTTCTCCCCAGCGGCGTCCATCGCCGCTCCCGTTGCCGCCCCCATCGCCGCCCCGGCCGTCACCGGGTTGCCCGACTTCGCCGACCTGGTCGACAAGGTCGGCCCGGCCGTCGTCAACATCCGCACCACCGAGCACGTGCGCGCGGGCGAGGGTGGTCAGGACGAGGAAATGCAGGAATTCCTGCGCCGCTTCTTCGGCGGCGCGGCCCCGGGCGGTGGCGGCCAGGGCGTGCCCGGCGCCCCGCGCGGACGCCGCGGCGCGCCCCAGCAGCAGCCGGAAGAGGAAGTGCAGCGTGGCGTGGGTTCGGGTTTCATCATCTCCGACGACGGCTACGTGCTCACCAACGCCCACGTGGTCGAGGGCGCCGACGAGGTCATCGTCACGCTCACCGACCGCCGCGAGTTCAAGGCCAAGGTGCTGGGCGCCGACCGCCGCAGCGACGTCGCCCTGCTGAAGGTGGACGCACGCAACCTGCCCAGCCTGCGCATGGGCGACTCCAACAAGATCCGCGTCGGCGAGTGGGTGATCGCGATCGGTTCGCCGTTCAACCTGGAAAACACGGTCACCGCCGGCATCATCTCGGCCAAGTCGCGCGACACCGGAGAATACCTGCCGCTGATCCAGAGCGACGTCGCGGTCAACCCGGGCAACTCGGGCGGTCCGCTGATCAACATGCGCGGCGAAGTGATCGGCATCAACTCCCAGATCGCCACGCTGTCCGGCGCCTACAACGGCATCTCGTTCGCCGTGCCGATCGACGAGGTGCTGCGCGTCTCCGACCAGATCAAGAAGACCGGCAGGGTCACGCGCGGCAAGATCGGCGTGCAGATCAGCGAAGTCACGCGCGACGTCGCCGAATCACTGGGCCTGGGCCGTGCCCACGGCGCCGAAGTCGCGATGGTCGAGCCGGGCGGCCCGGCCGACAAGGGCGGCGTGCGCGTCGGCGACATCATCCTGAAATTCAACGGCCAGGACATCGACAAGAGCACCGACCTGCCGCGCCTGGTCGGCGCGACCAGCGTCGGCAGCCGCGCCTCGGTGACCGTGTGGCGCCGCGGCAACCAGATCGAGCTGCCGATCAACGTCGTCGAGCTGAAGGACGACGACGCCACGCCGAAGGGCAAGCAAACGCCCAGGAAGCCGGCGCCGGACCAGACCACCAATGCGCTCGGCTTGCAGGTGTCGGACCTGAAGGCCGAGCAGAAGCGCGACTTGAAGGTAAACGCCGGCGTCATGGTCGAGTTCGCCGATGGACGCGCGGCCTCGGCCGGCATCCGCCAGGGCGACCTGGTGCTGCAGATGAACAACGTCGAGATCACCGGCGCCGCCCAGTTCAACGGCCTGGTCGCCAAGCTCGACCCGAAAAAGCCGGTGGCCCTGCTGGTGCAGCGCGAGAGCGTGTCGCAGTACATCGTCATCAAGCCGAAGCAGTAA
- the recO gene encoding DNA repair protein RecO encodes MAGPDDLPQDQPDTAAPALPVAVSAPASAPSAPAPARAERKRAPVREGGKIVGQPGFVLHSYPYKETSLIVDVFTRDFGRIGVVAKGAKRPLSKLRGVLQTFQPLSLSFSGKSELRTLIDAEWVGGLLPLEKTALLCGFYLNELLVKLLARDDAHPKLFDHYVSTLNELAHGEPAPITLRKFERALLKETGVAADLTRCTTTRARVEGGGQYVVDPERGARTAGPGENWPVVSGKTLLDMEREDYSDPQTQAQSKQLMRFLLAYHLGGAPLNTRQILIDLSQL; translated from the coding sequence ATGGCCGGCCCGGACGACCTCCCGCAAGACCAGCCTGACACCGCGGCGCCTGCACTGCCCGTCGCCGTGTCCGCCCCGGCATCGGCGCCGAGCGCGCCCGCGCCTGCGCGCGCGGAACGCAAGCGCGCGCCCGTGCGCGAGGGCGGCAAGATCGTTGGCCAGCCCGGCTTCGTGCTGCACAGCTATCCGTACAAGGAAACCAGCCTGATCGTCGACGTGTTCACGCGCGACTTCGGGCGTATCGGTGTCGTGGCCAAGGGCGCCAAGCGGCCGCTGTCCAAGCTGCGCGGCGTGCTGCAGACCTTCCAGCCGCTGTCGCTGTCGTTTTCCGGCAAGTCCGAGCTGCGCACGCTGATCGACGCCGAATGGGTCGGCGGCTTGCTGCCGCTGGAGAAGACGGCGCTGCTGTGCGGCTTTTACCTGAACGAACTGCTGGTCAAGCTGCTGGCGCGCGACGACGCGCATCCGAAGCTGTTCGACCATTACGTCTCGACGCTGAACGAACTGGCCCACGGCGAACCTGCACCGATCACCTTGCGAAAGTTCGAACGGGCCTTACTTAAGGAAACCGGGGTCGCCGCCGACCTGACCCGCTGCACCACCACCCGTGCGCGTGTCGAAGGCGGCGGCCAGTACGTGGTCGATCCGGAGCGCGGCGCGCGCACGGCCGGGCCGGGCGAGAACTGGCCGGTGGTGTCTGGCAAGACCCTGCTCGACATGGAGCGCGAGGACTACAGCGACCCGCAGACCCAGGCCCAGAGCAAGCAGCTGATGCGCTTCCTGCTGGCCTATCACCTGGGCGGCGCGCCTTTGAACACGAGACAGATCCTCATCGACCTGTCCCAACTTTAA
- a CDS encoding RimK family alpha-L-glutamate ligase produces MIDASLIDAAATPYAPLIGAATLMRCAFRNENLRPIGELLLARTQANADDANAWLDASFVLQLIGQREAGLEVQHQALALKSLYELPAPGRSQGSEPTLRLLVLMGPGDFMANTPIQFLLETANIDASVQYLTLDLPLPEQVPDHDVLFVALAQSDANAPLLRDVMQMLEGWPRPVINRPEQIAHLSRDGAWAALTGAVGTVMPRTRRVERDVAEQLAAGTLEAAQLLHELLDGAAFPLIVRPIDSHAGHDLLKVDDAAALAAYLAQQPAAGFYLSAFVDYSGPDGQFRKYRIVLIDGVPYLCHLAISSHWMVHYLNAGMDESVEKRAEEARGMLDFDAGFAVRHAAALADIDRRIGLPYLGIDCAETKDGELLIFEVDNAMVVHAMDDPGKYPYKRPAMDKVFTAFAAMLARAAGKT; encoded by the coding sequence ATGATCGACGCCAGCCTGATCGACGCCGCCGCCACCCCGTACGCCCCGCTGATCGGCGCGGCCACGCTGATGCGCTGCGCCTTCCGCAACGAGAACCTGCGCCCGATCGGCGAGCTGCTGCTGGCGCGCACCCAGGCCAATGCGGACGACGCCAACGCCTGGCTCGACGCCAGCTTCGTGCTGCAGCTGATCGGCCAGCGCGAGGCCGGCCTGGAGGTCCAGCACCAGGCGCTGGCTTTGAAATCGCTGTATGAATTGCCGGCGCCCGGGCGCAGCCAAGGCAGCGAGCCGACGCTGCGCCTGCTGGTGCTGATGGGCCCGGGCGACTTCATGGCCAACACGCCGATCCAGTTCCTGCTCGAGACGGCCAATATCGACGCCAGCGTGCAATACCTGACGCTCGACCTGCCGCTGCCCGAGCAGGTGCCCGACCACGACGTGCTGTTCGTGGCGCTGGCGCAGTCCGACGCCAACGCGCCGCTGCTGCGCGACGTGATGCAGATGCTGGAAGGCTGGCCGCGCCCGGTGATCAATCGGCCGGAGCAGATCGCGCACCTGTCGCGCGACGGCGCCTGGGCCGCGTTGACGGGCGCCGTCGGCACCGTGATGCCGCGCACCCGCCGCGTCGAGCGCGACGTGGCCGAGCAACTGGCGGCGGGCACGCTGGAGGCGGCTCAGTTGCTGCATGAGCTGCTCGACGGCGCCGCCTTCCCGCTGATCGTGCGACCGATCGATTCGCACGCCGGCCACGATCTGCTGAAGGTGGACGATGCCGCCGCGCTGGCCGCCTACCTGGCGCAGCAGCCGGCCGCGGGTTTCTACCTGTCCGCCTTCGTCGACTATTCCGGCCCGGACGGCCAGTTCCGCAAGTACCGCATCGTGCTGATCGATGGCGTGCCTTACCTCTGCCACCTGGCGATTTCCTCGCACTGGATGGTGCATTACCTGAACGCCGGCATGGACGAGAGCGTTGAAAAACGCGCCGAGGAAGCGCGCGGGATGCTGGACTTCGACGCGGGTTTCGCCGTGCGCCACGCGGCCGCGCTGGCCGACATCGACCGGCGCATCGGGCTGCCTTATCTCGGCATCGATTGCGCCGAGACGAAGGATGGCGAGCTGCTGATCTTCGAAGTCGACAACGCGATGGTCGTGCACGCGATGGACGACCCGGGCAAGTATCCGTACAAGCGCCCGGCGATGGACAAGGTGTTCACGGCGTTCGCGGCGATGCTGGCGCGCGCCGCCGGCAAGACCTGA
- the lepB gene encoding signal peptidase I, whose product MNLQLILGNFALILFVAMVITGVIWCLDVFVLAGQRRARANAALAEFDANQKRLVGDGIRPDGDIAAKRAMLEATLVRQPTWVEYSGSFFPVIALVFVLRSFLFEPFKIPSSSMVPTLLVGDLILVNKFDYGIRLPVVNKKIIQVGNPQRGDVMVFKYPKDPSQDYIKRVIGVPGDRITYDNKRLTVNGVPVQYEAMDDYLSDESLVYNKQFLEKLPNAPHRILNMESQRTINLNAVEDFPHHENCTYSYDKFTCIVPEGNYFMMGDNRDNSADSRYWGFVPDENIVGKAVFVWMNLGNPKRIGGIH is encoded by the coding sequence ATGAATCTGCAACTGATCCTGGGTAATTTCGCTCTCATCCTGTTCGTGGCCATGGTGATCACGGGCGTGATCTGGTGCCTCGACGTGTTCGTGCTGGCCGGCCAGCGCCGCGCACGCGCCAACGCGGCCCTGGCCGAATTCGACGCCAACCAGAAGCGCCTGGTCGGCGACGGCATCCGCCCCGACGGCGACATCGCCGCCAAGCGCGCGATGCTGGAAGCCACGCTGGTGCGCCAGCCGACCTGGGTCGAATACTCGGGCAGCTTCTTCCCGGTGATCGCGCTGGTGTTCGTGCTGCGTTCCTTCCTGTTCGAGCCGTTCAAGATCCCGTCCTCGTCGATGGTGCCGACCCTGCTGGTGGGCGACCTGATCCTGGTGAACAAGTTCGACTACGGCATCCGCCTGCCGGTGGTGAACAAGAAGATCATCCAGGTCGGCAACCCGCAACGCGGCGACGTGATGGTGTTCAAGTATCCGAAGGATCCGAGCCAGGACTACATCAAGCGCGTCATCGGCGTGCCCGGTGATAGAATCACCTACGACAACAAGCGTTTGACGGTGAACGGCGTCCCGGTCCAGTACGAAGCGATGGACGACTACCTGAGCGACGAGAGCCTGGTCTACAACAAGCAGTTCCTGGAAAAGCTGCCGAATGCGCCGCACCGCATCCTCAACATGGAGTCGCAGCGCACGATCAACCTGAATGCCGTGGAGGATTTCCCTCATCACGAAAACTGCACCTATTCCTACGATAAATTTACCTGTATCGTGCCGGAGGGTAATTATTTCATGATGGGCGATAACCGCGACAACAGCGCAGACAGCCGCTACTGGGGCTTCGTGCCGGACGAGAACATCGTCGGCAAGGCTGTGTTTGTTTGGATGAACCTCGGCAATCCGAAGCGCATCGGCGGTATCCATTGA